The following proteins are co-located in the Halopelagius inordinatus genome:
- the malA gene encoding alpha-amylase MalA, protein MHHPGPPRFMAVGETVQLAPRDPDPDASYRWRVQSAPVSSQLELDDDEAVLDFTPDAAGTFVVELDAPDGTHELTLRVFRGDMAPTGGGTGSSGQSGYSGFQSGPTETTQRSGGVSGSGSGAGSGGGGGGRPRIQLHGSVEGDHVVVSADPQPNPESDTDRDDLVVEFLVDDRDGISESDVEVSGWELRVPLSAVGDRLRVHAVALADSYSVPDSVEFTRDAMTDGGSESMATELVSDGGEAESVPASGADAVTVSRPNDPPEWAKEVTLYEIYVRGFASDDDEAETTFEALEKRLDYLADLGVDCLWLTPVLQNDHAPHGYNIVDFYEIAEDLGTREDYEAFVEAAHDRGMKVLFDLVLNHSARDHPFFEDAYENPDSEYYDWYEWKENGEPGTYFDWEFIANFDYTTLEVRRHLLDAVDRWFEIADGFRCDMAWAVPDTFWQEVRDRVKSRDPEFLLLDETIPYVADFHNGMFDMHFDTTLYFTMRQVGRGHQPADALLDAVDQRSEVGFPSHAAFMLYIENHDETRYIVECGEDAAMAAAGALFTLPGVPMLYGGQELGQRGRRDALAWDHAREEIRDHYQRLIDVRNETPALGYEGAFRRIDYEADSEDAVAFARDGPDETYVCVLNFGDDAATVGVDGLSVDSTDVITGDDLADADGLRVDSVAVHRVEE, encoded by the coding sequence ATGCATCACCCAGGCCCGCCCCGATTCATGGCCGTGGGCGAGACCGTACAACTCGCTCCGCGGGACCCAGACCCCGACGCATCGTACCGGTGGCGAGTACAGAGCGCGCCGGTCAGCAGCCAACTCGAACTCGACGACGACGAGGCGGTACTCGACTTCACGCCCGACGCCGCGGGGACGTTCGTCGTCGAACTCGACGCTCCCGACGGGACGCACGAACTCACCCTCCGCGTGTTCCGCGGCGACATGGCCCCGACCGGCGGTGGCACCGGGTCGTCCGGACAGAGCGGATACAGCGGGTTCCAGAGCGGTCCGACCGAGACGACGCAGCGAAGCGGCGGCGTCTCGGGGTCGGGTTCAGGTGCCGGGTCCGGCGGCGGCGGTGGCGGCCGCCCCCGAATCCAACTCCACGGGTCGGTCGAGGGCGACCACGTCGTCGTCAGCGCGGACCCCCAACCGAACCCCGAGAGCGACACCGACCGAGACGACCTCGTCGTCGAGTTCCTCGTGGACGACCGAGACGGCATCTCCGAGTCCGACGTGGAGGTGTCGGGGTGGGAACTTCGCGTGCCTCTCTCCGCCGTCGGCGACCGCCTCCGCGTCCACGCCGTCGCACTCGCGGACTCCTACAGCGTCCCCGACAGCGTCGAGTTCACGCGCGACGCGATGACCGACGGGGGCTCCGAATCGATGGCGACGGAACTCGTTTCCGACGGCGGCGAGGCGGAATCGGTTCCGGCCTCCGGCGCGGACGCCGTCACGGTGTCGCGCCCGAACGACCCCCCGGAGTGGGCCAAAGAGGTGACGCTGTACGAGATTTACGTCCGCGGGTTCGCCTCCGACGACGACGAGGCAGAAACCACCTTCGAGGCGTTGGAGAAGCGTCTCGACTACCTCGCTGACCTCGGCGTCGACTGTCTGTGGCTCACGCCGGTCCTCCAGAACGACCACGCCCCGCACGGCTACAACATCGTGGACTTCTACGAGATAGCCGAGGACCTCGGCACCCGCGAGGACTACGAGGCGTTCGTCGAGGCCGCCCACGACCGGGGGATGAAGGTGCTTTTCGACCTCGTGTTGAACCACTCCGCGCGCGACCACCCGTTTTTCGAGGACGCGTACGAGAACCCCGACTCGGAGTACTACGACTGGTACGAGTGGAAGGAAAACGGCGAACCGGGCACCTACTTCGACTGGGAGTTCATCGCGAACTTCGACTACACGACCTTGGAGGTCCGCCGCCACCTGTTGGACGCCGTCGACCGGTGGTTCGAAATCGCGGACGGCTTTCGCTGCGACATGGCGTGGGCCGTCCCCGACACGTTCTGGCAGGAGGTCCGCGACCGGGTGAAGTCGCGCGACCCCGAGTTTCTCCTCTTGGACGAGACCATCCCGTACGTCGCGGACTTTCACAACGGGATGTTCGACATGCATTTCGACACGACGCTTTACTTCACGATGCGGCAGGTCGGTCGGGGCCACCAACCCGCGGACGCGCTTCTCGACGCCGTCGACCAACGCTCCGAAGTCGGGTTCCCGTCGCACGCGGCGTTCATGCTGTACATCGAGAACCACGACGAGACGCGCTACATCGTCGAGTGCGGCGAGGACGCCGCGATGGCCGCCGCGGGCGCGTTGTTCACGCTCCCGGGCGTCCCGATGCTGTACGGCGGGCAGGAACTCGGTCAACGCGGCCGTCGGGACGCCCTCGCGTGGGACCACGCCCGCGAGGAGATTCGAGACCACTACCAGCGACTCATCGACGTCCGCAACGAGACGCCGGCGCTCGGATACGAGGGCGCGTTCCGACGCATCGACTACGAGGCCGACAGCGAGGACGCCGTCGCGTTCGCCCGCGACGGACCGGACGAGACGTACGTCTGCGTTCTCAACTTCGGCGACGACGCCGCCACCGTCGGCGTAGACGGGCTTTCGGTCGATTCGACCGACGTGATAACGGGCGACGACCTCGCCGACGCCGACGGACTGCGCGTCGATAGCGTCGCGGTCCACCGCGTCGAGGAGTGA